Proteins encoded in a region of the Paucibacter sediminis genome:
- a CDS encoding CBS domain-containing protein has translation MFTVYGLNGRVYSGSLDGVRELAPVQAVARVRAAAAIGRNEQALLPSIVRGLPVPGNDYGRLGRGGERAPRQALAAYAQTQQGQAERQALSLVQELMSREVLSVPVGASVAEAWSLLAQRGYGQAPVLDARQRLVGLISRADLLPLRAFDTPEVFEPQLWKDRLALPVAALMWTPIPSAHLDTPLREVAQLLLDLRLPGLPVVGEGGGVEGFLSRSDLLRAITRQPPLDLWS, from the coding sequence ATGTTCACGGTCTACGGCCTCAATGGGCGCGTCTACAGCGGCAGCCTGGATGGCGTGCGCGAGCTGGCGCCGGTGCAGGCGGTAGCGCGGGTGCGCGCGGCGGCGGCGATCGGGCGCAACGAGCAGGCCTTGCTGCCCTCCATCGTGCGCGGCCTGCCGGTGCCCGGCAACGACTACGGCCGGCTTGGTCGCGGCGGCGAGCGCGCGCCGCGCCAGGCCCTGGCCGCCTATGCCCAGACCCAGCAGGGGCAGGCCGAGCGCCAGGCCCTCAGCCTGGTGCAGGAATTGATGAGCCGGGAGGTGCTGTCGGTGCCGGTGGGGGCGAGCGTGGCCGAGGCCTGGAGCCTGCTGGCCCAGCGCGGCTATGGGCAGGCGCCGGTGCTGGATGCGCGCCAGCGGCTGGTGGGGCTGATTTCGCGCGCCGATCTGCTGCCGCTGCGCGCCTTCGACACCCCCGAGGTGTTCGAGCCGCAGCTGTGGAAGGATCGTCTCGCGCTGCCGGTGGCGGCGCTGATGTGGACGCCCATCCCCAGCGCCCATCTCGACACGCCCTTGCGCGAGGTGGCGCAGCTGCTGCTGGACCTGCGCCTGCCGGGCCTGCCGGTGGTGGGCGAGGGCGGCGGCGTGGAGGGCTTTCTGTCGCGCAGCGATCTGCTGCGCGCCATCACGCGCCAGCCGCCGCTGGACCTGTGGAGCTGA
- a CDS encoding MerR family transcriptional regulator, which produces MMNSRAKAAALEMLESSNSAPQEQLYGITQLCDEFELTPRAIRFYEDKGLLAPRRVNGARVYTQRDRARLKIILRAKAIGSSLEEIKHYLDLYGSHGEGRAKQLQWTLERTGAAIAELEQKRAHIDATLAELRLINETVRAQLTAEKST; this is translated from the coding sequence ATGATGAATTCGCGCGCCAAGGCCGCCGCGCTGGAGATGCTGGAAAGCAGCAACAGCGCACCGCAGGAGCAGCTCTACGGCATCACCCAGCTCTGCGACGAGTTCGAGCTGACGCCGCGGGCGATACGCTTCTACGAAGACAAGGGCCTGCTGGCGCCGCGGCGCGTCAATGGCGCGCGCGTCTACACCCAGCGCGACCGCGCACGGCTGAAGATCATCCTGCGCGCCAAGGCCATCGGCTCCTCGCTGGAGGAGATCAAGCATTACCTGGACCTCTATGGTTCGCATGGCGAGGGCCGCGCCAAGCAATTGCAGTGGACGCTGGAGCGCACCGGCGCGGCGATTGCCGAGCTGGAGCAAAAGCGCGCGCACATCGACGCCACCCTGGCCGAGCTGCGCCTGATCAACGAGACGGTGCGCGCCCAGCTCACCGCGGAGAAATCGACATGA
- a CDS encoding YbfB/YjiJ family MFS transporter — protein MRPLQPWQVSVAGICSLVLCIGLARFAYTPLLPLMQAQAGLSDAAAGGLAAFNYMGYMAGALLASWMDDARWRHRLFSAGLPLAILSAVAMAWTQQWWAWALLRFLGGLSGAAGMLLGTGLVLNWLMRAGHRPELGVHFIGLGLGIVVSALGAMLLSALQLDWAQQWWGMSLLCLPFLWPAWRWRPPVPPAAPAHQAATAAPPRRWALLMMAMYFCAGWGFVISATFTVAIVERQPLLAGRGPLAWLLVGLAAVPAVFLWDRVARRISELPALLLALGLQVISVLLPALSDGLPAALAGALLYGATFIGIVSLTLAVVGRRAPANPGKAMARLTLSYGVAQISAPALSGLMVQASGSFKTPLLLTAAVLLLGMALLGALLRD, from the coding sequence ATGCGTCCTCTTCAGCCCTGGCAGGTCTCCGTCGCCGGCATTTGCTCCCTGGTGCTTTGCATCGGCCTGGCGCGCTTTGCCTACACCCCCTTGCTGCCGCTGATGCAGGCCCAGGCCGGCCTCAGCGATGCCGCGGCCGGCGGCCTGGCGGCTTTCAACTACATGGGCTATATGGCCGGCGCGCTGCTGGCCTCCTGGATGGACGATGCGCGCTGGCGCCACCGCCTCTTCAGCGCCGGCCTGCCGCTGGCCATCCTCAGCGCCGTGGCGATGGCCTGGACGCAGCAATGGTGGGCCTGGGCCTTGCTGCGCTTTCTGGGCGGCCTGAGCGGCGCGGCCGGCATGCTGCTGGGTACCGGCCTGGTGCTGAACTGGCTGATGCGTGCCGGCCACCGGCCCGAACTGGGCGTGCACTTCATCGGCCTGGGCCTGGGCATCGTGGTGTCGGCCCTGGGGGCGATGTTGCTGTCGGCCCTGCAGCTCGATTGGGCGCAGCAATGGTGGGGCATGAGCCTGCTGTGCCTGCCCTTTCTGTGGCCGGCCTGGCGCTGGCGGCCACCGGTGCCGCCGGCCGCGCCGGCCCACCAGGCCGCCACGGCCGCGCCACCACGGCGTTGGGCCCTGCTGATGATGGCCATGTATTTCTGCGCCGGCTGGGGCTTTGTGATCAGCGCCACCTTCACCGTCGCCATCGTCGAGCGCCAGCCGCTGCTGGCCGGGCGCGGGCCGCTCGCCTGGCTGCTGGTGGGCCTGGCCGCGGTGCCCGCGGTGTTCCTGTGGGACCGCGTCGCGCGGCGCATCTCCGAATTGCCGGCCCTGTTGCTGGCGCTGGGCCTGCAGGTGATCTCGGTGCTGCTGCCCGCGCTCTCCGACGGCCTGCCCGCCGCCCTGGCCGGTGCCTTGCTCTACGGTGCCACCTTCATCGGCATCGTCAGCCTCACGCTCGCAGTGGTGGGGCGCCGCGCGCCGGCCAACCCCGGCAAGGCGATGGCGAGGTTGACGCTCAGCTACGGGGTGGCGCAGATCAGCGCGCCGGCGCTCAGCGGCCTGATGGTGCAGGCCAGCGGCAGCTTCAAGACCCCGCTGCTCCTGACGGCCGCGGTGCTGCTGCTGGGCATGGCGCTGCTGGGGGCCTTGCTGCGCGACTGA
- a CDS encoding 3-hydroxyacyl-CoA dehydrogenase NAD-binding domain-containing protein, producing MTTALRIEKGDDGVVLATMDLPGHSMNVLNEALAQPLAGLADLLEQDASVTGLILASGKRDFLAGADVDRLRALTNAQEAFDASMQLKGFIRRLERCGKPVVAVINGMCLGGGLEIAMGCHWRIVIDDGKAKLGLPEVKLGLLPGGGGTQRLPRLVGMQQALQWMGEGSEVRAPQALASGLVNELAASRDEALAKARAWIAVNKKPVQPWDAPKFRYPGGDSRSPATAQLFSIAPSMASAKSYGNYPALTHIMSSVFEGGLTDIDRALEIESRYFAACVTSQASKNMIGTLWYQLNAIKKGASRPAGVPVNKVKKLGILGAGMMGSGIAYVSAKAGMQVLLLDSTQEAAEKGKRYAQELLDKAVKKGRSTAEQREALLALIQPTTDYQDLAGCDLVIEAVFEDRAIKADVTRKAEAVIGSGAVFASNTSTLPITGLAQASVRPAQFLGLHFFSPVDKMPLVEIIVGKETSPETLARGFDYVQQIAKTPIVVNDSRGFYTSRVFATYVMEGIALLKEGVHPRSIEAAGLQAGMPMPPLALQDEVSLSLGVHVADQTRKDLAAEGKPYHEHPGEAVLRQLCELGRVGKKVGKGFYDWADGDKQLWPGLAQLHPVAAQQPAQRELIDRLMFAQANEAARCLQEGVLRSVADANIGSIFGWGFAPFQGGALQFINAYGLPAFVARARALAAAHGERFAPAQILVEMAERGERFAEQ from the coding sequence ATGACGACAGCCTTGCGCATTGAAAAGGGCGACGACGGCGTGGTGCTGGCCACCATGGACCTGCCCGGCCATTCGATGAATGTGCTGAACGAGGCACTGGCCCAGCCGCTGGCGGGTCTGGCCGATCTGCTGGAACAGGACGCCTCGGTCACCGGTCTGATCCTGGCCTCGGGCAAGCGCGACTTCCTGGCCGGCGCCGATGTCGACCGGCTGCGCGCGCTCACAAACGCGCAGGAGGCCTTCGACGCGTCGATGCAGCTCAAGGGCTTCATACGCCGGCTGGAGCGCTGCGGCAAGCCGGTGGTGGCTGTCATCAACGGCATGTGCCTGGGCGGCGGGCTGGAGATCGCGATGGGCTGCCATTGGCGCATCGTCATCGATGACGGCAAGGCCAAGCTGGGCCTGCCCGAGGTAAAGCTGGGCCTGCTGCCGGGCGGCGGCGGCACGCAGCGCCTGCCGCGCCTGGTGGGCATGCAGCAGGCCCTGCAGTGGATGGGCGAAGGCAGCGAGGTGCGCGCGCCCCAAGCCCTCGCCAGCGGCCTGGTGAACGAACTCGCCGCCAGCCGCGACGAGGCCCTGGCCAAGGCACGCGCCTGGATCGCGGTCAACAAGAAGCCGGTGCAGCCCTGGGACGCGCCCAAGTTCCGTTATCCGGGCGGCGACTCGCGCTCGCCCGCCACCGCCCAGCTGTTCTCGATCGCGCCCTCGATGGCCTCGGCCAAGAGCTACGGCAACTACCCGGCGCTGACCCACATCATGTCCAGCGTGTTCGAGGGCGGGCTCACCGACATCGACCGCGCGCTGGAGATCGAGTCGCGCTACTTTGCCGCCTGCGTGACCAGCCAGGCCTCGAAGAACATGATCGGTACGCTCTGGTACCAGCTGAACGCGATCAAGAAGGGCGCGTCCAGGCCCGCCGGCGTGCCCGTGAACAAGGTGAAGAAGCTGGGCATCCTGGGCGCGGGCATGATGGGCTCGGGTATTGCCTATGTCTCGGCCAAGGCCGGCATGCAGGTGCTGCTGCTGGACAGCACGCAGGAGGCCGCCGAGAAGGGCAAGCGCTATGCGCAGGAGCTGCTGGACAAGGCGGTGAAGAAGGGCCGCAGCACGGCCGAGCAGCGCGAGGCGCTGCTGGCGCTGATCCAGCCGACCACCGACTACCAGGACCTGGCCGGCTGCGATCTGGTGATCGAGGCGGTGTTCGAGGACCGCGCCATCAAGGCCGATGTAACGCGCAAGGCCGAGGCCGTGATCGGCAGCGGCGCCGTGTTCGCCTCCAACACCTCCACCCTGCCCATCACTGGCCTGGCCCAGGCCAGCGTGCGGCCGGCGCAGTTCCTGGGCCTGCATTTCTTCTCGCCGGTGGACAAGATGCCGCTGGTGGAAATCATCGTCGGCAAGGAGACCTCGCCGGAGACGCTGGCGCGCGGCTTCGACTATGTGCAGCAGATCGCCAAGACCCCCATCGTGGTGAACGACTCGCGCGGCTTCTACACCAGCCGCGTGTTCGCCACCTATGTGATGGAGGGCATCGCCCTGCTCAAGGAGGGCGTGCATCCGCGCTCCATCGAGGCGGCCGGTCTGCAGGCCGGCATGCCGATGCCGCCGCTGGCGCTGCAGGACGAGGTCAGCCTGAGCCTGGGCGTGCATGTGGCCGACCAGACCCGCAAGGATCTGGCGGCCGAGGGCAAGCCCTACCACGAGCATCCGGGCGAAGCGGTGCTGCGCCAGCTGTGCGAGCTGGGGCGCGTGGGCAAGAAGGTCGGCAAGGGCTTTTACGACTGGGCCGACGGAGACAAGCAGCTCTGGCCCGGACTCGCCCAGCTCCACCCCGTGGCCGCGCAGCAGCCCGCCCAGCGCGAACTCATCGACCGGCTGATGTTTGCCCAGGCCAACGAGGCCGCGCGCTGCCTGCAGGAGGGCGTGTTGCGTTCGGTGGCCGACGCCAATATCGGCTCCATCTTCGGCTGGGGCTTTGCGCCCTTCCAGGGCGGTGCGCTGCAATTCATCAACGCCTATGGGCTGCCCGCCTTTGTCGCCCGCGCGCGCGCACTGGCCGCGGCCCATGGCGAGCGTTTTGCGCCGGCGCAGATCCTGGTGGAGATGGCCGAGCGCGGGGAGCGCTTCGCGGAGCAGTAG
- a CDS encoding SCP2 sterol-binding domain-containing protein, producing the protein MDLQAITEALRGKVGAESGLNAVLKFDLGADGVAVIDGKSIPNSVSNEDREADCTVAITRENLIALLSGELNPMNAFMMGKIKVSGDMGVAMKLQRVVG; encoded by the coding sequence ATGGATCTGCAAGCCATCACCGAAGCCCTGCGCGGCAAAGTAGGCGCCGAGAGCGGCCTCAACGCCGTCCTCAAGTTCGACCTGGGCGCCGATGGCGTGGCCGTGATCGACGGCAAGAGCATCCCCAACAGCGTCAGCAACGAGGATCGCGAGGCCGACTGCACCGTGGCCATCACGCGCGAGAACCTGATCGCCCTGCTGAGCGGCGAGCTCAACCCCATGAATGCCTTCATGATGGGCAAGATCAAGGTCAGCGGCGACATGGGCGTGGCGATGAAGCTGCAGCGCGTGGTCGGCTGA
- a CDS encoding acetyl-CoA C-acetyltransferase has product MFDAYLFDHVRTPRGKGKKDGRLHQVSPVWLLRGLLQALQQRQHLDTALVDDVVLGCVTPVGEQGADIARTAVLDAGWAESVAGVTQSRFCASGLESINLAAAKVASGFEQLVVAGGVESMSRWTMGSDGGAWFMDPRVNEALGFIPQGISADLIAALEGFRRADVDAFAVQSHQRAAAARAAGHFARSIVPVRDIAGLTLLEHDETIRPATTLETLAKLDPSFAMMGQMGFDATALRKYTTLERIPHIHHAGNSSGIVDGAALMLVGSQAGGAAAGLKPRARIRAAAVIGSEPTIMLTGPTPACRKALKQAGMQAADIDLWEINEAFAVVPMKTARDLGVSLERVNVNGGSIAMGHPLGATGCIILGTLLDELESRNLSTGCATLCVGGGMGIATIIERV; this is encoded by the coding sequence ATGTTCGACGCATACCTGTTTGATCATGTACGCACCCCGCGCGGCAAGGGCAAGAAGGATGGCCGCCTGCACCAGGTGAGCCCGGTGTGGCTGCTGCGCGGCCTGCTGCAGGCCCTGCAGCAGCGCCAGCATCTGGACACCGCCCTGGTGGACGATGTGGTGCTGGGCTGCGTGACCCCGGTGGGCGAGCAGGGCGCCGACATCGCGCGCACCGCGGTGCTGGACGCCGGCTGGGCCGAGAGCGTGGCCGGCGTGACGCAGTCGCGCTTCTGCGCCTCGGGGCTGGAAAGCATCAACCTCGCCGCCGCCAAGGTGGCAAGCGGCTTCGAGCAGCTGGTGGTGGCGGGCGGCGTGGAATCGATGAGCCGCTGGACCATGGGCAGCGATGGCGGCGCCTGGTTCATGGACCCGCGCGTCAATGAGGCCCTGGGCTTCATCCCGCAGGGCATCAGCGCCGATCTGATCGCGGCGCTGGAAGGATTTCGCCGCGCCGATGTGGACGCCTTCGCGGTGCAGTCGCACCAGCGCGCCGCGGCGGCGCGTGCGGCCGGGCACTTCGCGCGCTCCATCGTGCCGGTGCGCGACATCGCCGGCCTCACCCTGCTGGAGCACGACGAGACCATACGCCCGGCCACCACGCTGGAGACCCTGGCCAAGCTGGACCCCTCCTTCGCCATGATGGGGCAGATGGGTTTCGACGCCACCGCGCTGCGCAAATACACCACGCTGGAGCGCATCCCGCATATCCACCACGCCGGCAATTCCTCGGGCATCGTCGATGGCGCCGCGCTGATGCTGGTGGGCAGCCAGGCCGGCGGTGCGGCCGCCGGGCTGAAGCCGCGCGCGCGCATACGCGCTGCCGCGGTGATCGGCTCCGAGCCCACCATCATGCTCACCGGGCCCACGCCCGCCTGCCGCAAGGCGCTCAAGCAGGCCGGCATGCAGGCCGCCGACATCGACTTGTGGGAAATCAACGAGGCCTTTGCGGTGGTGCCGATGAAGACGGCGCGCGACCTGGGCGTCTCGCTGGAGCGTGTGAACGTGAACGGCGGTTCGATCGCCATGGGCCACCCGCTGGGCGCCACCGGCTGCATCATCCTCGGCACCCTGCTAGACGAGCTCGAAAGCCGCAACCTCAGCACCGGCTGCGCCACCCTGTGTGTGGGCGGCGGCATGGGCATCGCCACCATCATCGAGAGGGTTTGA
- a CDS encoding zinc-dependent peptidase produces MALFLVFMLAMLLIAGIVLAPRWQARRRARLARQSFPAAWRRILRRRVPYVQRLPADLQLRLKGLMQVFLAEKQFIGCAGFVISDEVRVTIAAQACLPLLGAERGFYPRLSQILVYPGAFAVQRVHTGAAGVQMEQRQVLSGESWSQGQVVLSWQDVVAGAAEPGDGQNVVIHEFAHQLDQEKGHANGAPLLASKAAYARWSAVMQGEFDALRARAEAGVPSLMSDYGATDPAEFFAVASEVFFERPAELAGWHPALYAELSRYYRLNPLSWQ; encoded by the coding sequence ATGGCCTTGTTCCTGGTATTCATGCTGGCCATGCTGCTGATTGCCGGCATCGTGCTGGCGCCGCGCTGGCAGGCCCGCCGCCGCGCCCGCCTGGCACGGCAGAGCTTTCCCGCCGCCTGGCGGCGCATCCTGCGTCGGCGCGTGCCCTATGTGCAGCGCCTGCCGGCCGATCTGCAGCTCAGGCTCAAGGGGCTGATGCAGGTCTTTCTGGCCGAGAAGCAGTTCATCGGCTGCGCCGGCTTCGTCATCAGCGACGAGGTGCGCGTCACCATCGCGGCCCAGGCGTGCCTGCCGCTGCTGGGGGCCGAGCGCGGCTTCTACCCGCGGCTCTCGCAGATCCTGGTCTATCCAGGCGCCTTTGCGGTGCAGCGGGTGCACACCGGTGCCGCGGGCGTGCAGATGGAGCAGCGCCAGGTGCTGTCGGGGGAATCATGGAGCCAGGGGCAGGTGGTGCTGTCCTGGCAGGATGTGGTGGCCGGCGCGGCCGAGCCGGGCGACGGGCAGAACGTGGTGATCCACGAATTCGCCCACCAGCTGGACCAGGAAAAAGGCCATGCCAATGGCGCACCCCTGCTGGCCAGCAAGGCGGCCTATGCGCGCTGGTCGGCGGTGATGCAGGGGGAGTTTGATGCCTTGCGCGCACGCGCCGAGGCCGGGGTCCCGAGCCTGATGAGCGACTATGGCGCCACCGATCCGGCCGAGTTCTTCGCTGTGGCCAGCGAGGTCTTCTTCGAGCGGCCGGCCGAGCTGGCCGGCTGGCATCCCGCGCTGTACGCTGAGCTGAGCCGCTATTACCGGCTCAATCCGCTCAGCTGGCAGTAA
- a CDS encoding GGDEF domain-containing protein, producing MPLDMPTLFLVVTVVAFVMAGWVGVMAWGQRRSEALWSWAAVMCAFAVSNVLYGFRGVIGDFWSVVLGNGVLSLAFALMLLSLWRFQGIRPRPLLMGLPVLLALGLYALFIDAYRIRVIVGGTLFPAQLGLVLQVLLSRRRPVLGRGRWMLVTGAAVLGTILLLRALGMLLGWLDAGDALANYRWQAMLVLVAMVAVLSFGLGFVYMNLERAERRSFELAMRDVLTGLANRRAILDLLRSSVARARRQGQWLSVLMVDIDHFKAVNDNHGHQAGDAVLRQVAQTLASRLRAQDQIGRFGGEEFLVLLPDTQAEGARVLADALRQAVQHTFTPWGGQQIAVTISVGVCGHPLSEADSPESLIAAADRAMYQAKRLGRNRVEQVGEESEAG from the coding sequence ATGCCCTTGGACATGCCGACCCTCTTCCTGGTGGTGACCGTCGTGGCCTTCGTGATGGCGGGGTGGGTAGGCGTCATGGCCTGGGGGCAACGCCGCAGCGAGGCGCTGTGGTCCTGGGCCGCCGTTATGTGCGCCTTTGCCGTCAGCAATGTGCTCTACGGCTTTCGCGGCGTGATCGGTGACTTCTGGTCGGTGGTGCTGGGCAACGGCGTACTCTCGCTGGCCTTCGCGCTCATGCTGCTGTCGCTGTGGCGCTTCCAGGGCATCCGGCCCAGGCCGCTGCTGATGGGTTTGCCGGTGCTGCTGGCGCTGGGCCTGTATGCCTTGTTCATCGATGCCTACCGGATCCGCGTGATCGTGGGTGGCACGCTGTTCCCCGCGCAGCTGGGTCTGGTGCTGCAGGTCTTGCTGAGTCGTCGCCGGCCCGTGCTGGGGCGCGGGCGCTGGATGCTGGTGACGGGTGCGGCGGTGCTGGGCACCATCCTGCTGTTGCGCGCCCTGGGCATGCTGCTGGGCTGGCTGGATGCCGGCGATGCGCTGGCCAACTACCGCTGGCAGGCCATGCTGGTGCTGGTCGCGATGGTGGCGGTGCTGAGCTTCGGCCTGGGCTTTGTCTACATGAATCTCGAGCGTGCCGAGCGGCGCAGCTTCGAACTCGCGATGCGCGATGTGCTCACCGGGCTGGCGAACCGGCGCGCCATCCTGGACCTGCTGCGCAGCAGCGTGGCGCGGGCGCGGCGCCAGGGGCAATGGCTCTCGGTGCTGATGGTGGACATCGATCACTTCAAGGCCGTCAACGACAACCACGGCCACCAGGCTGGCGACGCGGTGCTGCGCCAGGTGGCGCAGACCCTGGCCAGCCGGCTGCGCGCGCAGGACCAGATCGGCCGCTTCGGCGGCGAGGAATTCCTCGTGCTGCTGCCCGACACGCAGGCCGAGGGCGCCCGCGTGCTGGCCGATGCGCTGCGTCAGGCGGTGCAGCACACCTTCACCCCATGGGGCGGCCAGCAGATCGCCGTCACCATCAGCGTCGGTGTCTGTGGCCATCCGCTGAGCGAGGCGGACAGCCCGGAGTCGCTCATCGCGGCGGCCGACCGCGCCATGTACCAGGCCAAGCGCCTGGGCCGCAACCGCGTGGAGCAGGTGGGCGAAGAAAGCGAGGCGGGCTGA
- a CDS encoding HD domain-containing phosphohydrolase, with the protein MNIVLVDDNPVNLALLGELVKQLDAGQAHAFSDADAALQWCLQQDPDLVIVDYMMPGLNGLEFIKRLRAESSRADVPLLMVTANAEVQVRYDALQSGANDFLTKPLDPVEFLARSRNMLALRRGQLALAMRASWLAEEVRRATQEIVERERDTIFRLSRAAEYRDPDTGSHVMRMAHYSKLIARRLGLTSDDQDILFRAAPMHDIGKVGIPDQVLLKPGRLDQPELEVMRDHARIGHEILQGSPSPVLQQAAVVALSHHEKFDGSGYPHGLAGKKIPLQGRIVAVADVFDALTTERPYKRPWSLEKARGYLEESSGSHFDPDCVDAFLGAWDEVLAIHERFQPVAQV; encoded by the coding sequence TTGAATATCGTTCTCGTTGATGACAATCCGGTCAATCTGGCCCTGCTGGGCGAGCTGGTCAAGCAGCTCGATGCGGGTCAGGCGCATGCCTTCAGCGATGCCGACGCCGCCCTGCAGTGGTGCCTGCAGCAGGACCCCGATCTCGTCATCGTCGACTACATGATGCCCGGCCTGAATGGCCTGGAATTCATCAAGCGGCTGCGCGCCGAATCCTCGCGCGCCGACGTGCCGCTCCTGATGGTGACCGCCAACGCCGAGGTGCAGGTGCGCTACGACGCGCTGCAGTCGGGCGCCAACGACTTTCTCACCAAGCCGCTGGACCCGGTCGAGTTCCTGGCCCGCTCGCGCAATATGCTGGCGCTGCGGCGCGGCCAGCTGGCCCTGGCGATGCGCGCGAGCTGGCTGGCCGAGGAGGTGCGGCGTGCCACGCAGGAGATCGTCGAGCGCGAGCGCGACACCATCTTCCGCCTCTCGCGCGCCGCCGAATACCGCGACCCCGACACCGGCAGCCATGTGATGCGCATGGCGCATTACTCCAAGCTGATCGCGCGCCGCCTGGGCCTCACCAGCGACGACCAGGACATCTTGTTCCGCGCCGCGCCCATGCACGACATCGGCAAGGTGGGCATCCCCGACCAGGTGCTGCTCAAGCCCGGCCGGCTCGATCAGCCCGAGCTCGAGGTGATGCGCGACCATGCCCGCATCGGCCACGAGATCCTGCAGGGCAGCCCCTCGCCGGTGCTGCAGCAGGCCGCGGTGGTGGCGCTGAGCCACCACGAGAAGTTCGACGGCAGCGGCTACCCCCATGGCCTGGCGGGCAAGAAGATCCCGCTGCAGGGCCGCATCGTCGCGGTGGCCGATGTCTTCGATGCCCTCACCACCGAGCGCCCCTACAAGCGCCCCTGGAGCCTGGAGAAGGCGCGCGGCTATCTGGAGGAATCCTCCGGCTCGCATTTCGATCCGGACTGCGTGGATGCCTTCCTGGGTGCCTGGGACGAGGTGCTGGCGATCCACGAACGCTTCCAGCCTGTCGCCCAGGTGTAA
- the infA gene encoding translation initiation factor IF-1 has product MAKEELIEMQGMVDEVLPDTRFRVTLDNGHQLVAYTAGKMKKHHIRILAGDKVSLELSPYDLSKGRITFRHIERSGGGGAPRPQRR; this is encoded by the coding sequence ATGGCCAAAGAAGAACTGATTGAAATGCAAGGCATGGTGGACGAGGTCCTGCCGGACACGCGTTTCCGCGTCACCCTGGACAACGGCCACCAACTGGTTGCCTACACCGCCGGCAAGATGAAGAAGCACCACATCCGCATCCTCGCGGGTGACAAGGTGTCGCTGGAACTCTCGCCCTACGACCTCAGCAAGGGCCGCATCACCTTCCGTCACATCGAGCGTTCGGGTGGCGGCGGTGCGCCGCGTCCGCAGCGTCGCTGA
- a CDS encoding acyl-CoA dehydrogenase family protein — MSLPLFPSSWMNDEHRMLQDSVARFFKERWVPRAAEWREGGMMGRDTWLEAGANGLLCTGIPEAYGGGGGDFGHEAVILLEQAKANLSGFGGGLHSAIVGPYILHYGNEEQKARWLPRMARGELVGAIAMTEPGTGSDLQSVRTVARREGDEYVLSGQKVFITNGQNANLVVVVCKTDKSAAAKGISLLVVEVENEDGSLVPGYRRGRNLDKIGMKAQDTSELFFDEVRVPVANLLGGAHAAPGEGEGQGFIQLMQELPQERLIIAVTAVGAMERALSETLAYTKERKAFGKSVWDFQNTRFKLAEVQSQVLAARAFVDACMDAHLKGELDAARAALAKAWSTDLACKVMDECLQLFGGYGYMMEYPIAELYADARVARIYGGTNEIMKELASRFM; from the coding sequence ATGAGTCTGCCCCTCTTCCCCTCCAGCTGGATGAACGACGAGCACCGCATGCTGCAGGACAGCGTGGCGCGCTTCTTCAAGGAGCGCTGGGTGCCGCGCGCGGCCGAATGGCGCGAGGGCGGCATGATGGGCCGCGACACCTGGCTGGAAGCGGGCGCCAACGGCCTGCTGTGCACCGGCATCCCCGAGGCCTATGGCGGCGGCGGTGGCGACTTCGGCCACGAGGCGGTGATCCTGCTGGAACAGGCCAAGGCGAATCTGAGCGGCTTCGGCGGCGGCCTGCACTCGGCCATCGTCGGCCCCTACATCCTGCATTACGGCAACGAGGAGCAAAAAGCACGCTGGTTGCCGCGCATGGCCCGCGGCGAACTGGTCGGCGCGATCGCGATGACCGAACCCGGCACCGGATCCGACCTGCAGAGCGTGCGCACGGTGGCGCGCCGCGAAGGCGATGAGTACGTGCTGTCGGGCCAGAAGGTCTTCATCACGAATGGCCAGAACGCCAATCTGGTGGTGGTGGTCTGCAAGACCGACAAGAGCGCCGCGGCCAAGGGCATCTCGCTGCTGGTGGTTGAGGTGGAAAACGAAGATGGCAGCCTGGTGCCCGGCTACCGCCGCGGCCGCAACCTCGACAAGATCGGCATGAAGGCGCAGGACACCTCGGAGCTGTTCTTCGACGAGGTGCGCGTGCCGGTGGCCAATCTGTTGGGCGGCGCCCATGCCGCGCCCGGCGAGGGCGAGGGCCAGGGCTTCATCCAGCTGATGCAGGAGCTGCCGCAGGAGCGCCTCATCATCGCGGTGACCGCCGTCGGCGCGATGGAGCGCGCGCTCAGCGAGACCCTGGCCTATACCAAGGAGCGCAAGGCCTTCGGCAAATCGGTCTGGGACTTCCAGAACACCCGCTTCAAGCTGGCCGAGGTGCAGAGCCAGGTGTTGGCCGCGCGCGCCTTTGTGGACGCCTGCATGGACGCGCATCTGAAGGGCGAGCTCGACGCCGCGCGCGCCGCCCTGGCCAAGGCCTGGAGCACCGACCTGGCCTGCAAGGTGATGGACGAATGCCTGCAGCTTTTCGGCGGCTATGGCTACATGATGGAGTACCCGATCGCCGAGCTGTACGCCGACGCCCGCGTGGCGCGCATCTATGGCGGCACCAACGAGATCATGAAAGAGCTCGCGTCCCGCTTCATGTGA